Below is a window of Abyssisolibacter fermentans DNA.
TGCGGTATCCATTGCTTATGAATATGGTATCATATCAGGGTATGATAATGGAAAGTTCGGACCAATGGAAAAAATCACTCGTGAGCAAGCAATGACTATAATAGCAAGAGCAATGGAAATTACCAAACTAAAAGTAGAAATTCAAGATGGTGAAATAGATAAGCTGTTTGAAGAATTTAACGATTTCGAAAAATCAGCAAACTGGGCAAAGAACTCAATTGCTTCGTGTATAAAAGCAGGAATCGTGAATGGTAGAAATGGGCAATTGATTGCTCCGAAGGATAACATAAAAAGAGCAGAGGTTGCTGTAATTGTCAGAAGATTACTAAAGAATTCAAAATTGATATAAATAATTTTAGCTCTCACTATGTGGGAGCTTTTTTAAACTGAGAACTGGAAGCTAAAATTTGTTGTGAATTGTTTTAGTCTATAAAAGATGGTTATTAAAGCCATCTTTTTTTCTTGACAAAAATGCAAATGATGTATATAATGTGATTAATGTATATGATGTGATGTTAATAGATACACACTAAGGAGGTTTAACTTTGAGTAGTTTGAATATAGTGGTTTCCAATACGTCAGAAAAACCACTTTATGAACAAATAAAAGAACAAATAAAATCCGCTATACTAAGAGGAAATCTAAAAAATGGAGAGTTACTGCCGTCGATAAGGAATTTTTCGACTGATTTAAAAGTAAGCATTCTAACAATACGAAGAGTATATGATGAACTTGAACAAGAAGGATTTGTTTCAAGACAAGCGGGAAAAGGAACTTTTGTATTGGCTGGAAACAAGGATTTGATAGAAGATACGAAAAGAGTGCTTATTGAAGAAAAGATGATAGAAATGGTGACTCTATCAAAAACAATGGGTGTAAAAATTCAAGATTTACATGACATGCTGGACATTGTATATGAGGAGGTTTAAAAAATGAACAGGATACTTGATGTAAAGGATGTTTCAAAACATTTTAAAAAATTTACTTTAAACCATGTTTCTTTACAGTTAAAAGAGAACTGTATAACAGGTTTTTTAGGTAAAAATGGGGCTGGGAAAACGACTTTGATTAAAATAATTTTAGGACTATTAAAGAAGGATAGTGGTGAAGTAATATTTTTTTCTAATCGATATGGAGATATTGAAACAGTTAAAAATAAGATAGGAGTTGTTTTAGATAACGGTTATTTTTATGAAAATCTGAATTTAAAACAGATGAAAAATGTAATAGCATCCACTTACAGACAATGGGATGAACACACTTATCAAAAATACTTAAAGAAATTTCAGTTAAGTGAAAATCAGTTAATTTCTTCATTATCAAAAGGTATGAAGATGAAGTATGCATTAACATTGGCATTATCTCACGGTGCAGACTTGTTGATTATGGATGAACCAACTTCAGGATTGGATCCAGAAATTAGAAAAGAGCTGATTGATATTCTTGGAGAATATGTTCAAAAAGAAGGGAAAAGCGTCTTTTTTTCTACTCATATAACAAGCGATTTGGAGCGTTGTGCTGATGAGATTGTTATTATTAACAATGGGGAAATAATGGAACAAATGAGTAAAGATGAGATGATAGAGAGTTATCGAATGATAAAGGGAACTTTGGATGATTTGAAAAAAATACCAAAGAAATCTATTAAAATATTAGATCAAACCAAATACGGTTTCATTGGAATAACTAGCTATTATGAGGAAATAAAACGACATGCTCCAAAAGTCCTTTTGGAAAAAGCTACTTTAGAAGATATTTTTCTTGCAAAGACAGGAGGGGTTGGAAATGAAGATTATATATAATTTAGTAAAAAAAGATTTTATTTTAATAAAGAGGTATTTATTGATAATGCTACTATTTGTTATTGTTTCTCCTATTTTCATTTCAACTAGGACTCCAGAATTTCAAAGTAATGGGACTGTATTATATGGAATACTAGTTTTATTAATTACCTTTATGACTTATCACATGATCTCAATGGAAGAAATGAAGCATAAGGCAGTTATCTATTTACATATTACCCCTATGTCCAATAAAAAGATGGTACTTTCAAAATACATAGTAGTTACATTCACATTCTTAGTAACTACGATTGTTTATTGCACTCTAACTCTAATACCGTTTACGAAGGTTGGAGAGGTAGATATTAAAAGCATTATGATATGCTTTGTTTGTATTGAATTGTTTTTTGGGTTCTATATTACTTTGACCTTTAAATTAGGTTATGTCAAGCTTCAGATGATAAGTGCAGGAATAATATTCTTGTCTCCTTTCATTATTCAATTGTTATCAAAGCAAGTTAGCTTGTTTAATTATATTGCAACAAGTGTTCAATCCTTGTCTAATTGGGTTATTATAGTAAGCACTATGCTTTTAGATATTTTAATTGTATTTATTGGAACGAATGCTTCAAACAGTTTCTTGAAAAAGCAAGAGTATTAGGAGGTAAATAATGAATCTTAGTAATGAATTACTATTTTTTATGGTCATGGGTATGGTTTCCTTAACCTATGCAATTTATCAAATATCTAGCTTTTATAGGAATAAGGATAAAATTGAATATACTACTGCGACTATTATTGAGACTACGACAGTAGTACCAGAAGCGATGAAGAAAAATAATTCAAGATGGGCATCTGTAAGCTTGGTAGTAGATGGAAAGGAGTATATCTCTTCTAAAAGAATTCAAGTATCTATGAATACATCTGTGGGAGATCAGATAAAAGTAGCATATTTCAATGATAATCCTAGTGAAATCTTTACACCGAGTTTAAAGAAGGGTGTAGTATTTTTAGTTATTGGTGTCGCATGTTTATTAATTAATATTTATTTAAAATCTAAATACTAATGAAAGCGAATGAACATACACTTTACCATTTTAAAAACAGATAAATACACAAAGGTACTGAGATGAAAAATCTTGGCGACTTTGTTTTGGGAAATACCAAGTGTAGACAGCTACCTTTGGTTAATAATAAAGATTTTGTTACATTTATAAAGATGTATTTAATGCGATTAGTAGATTTAATTATAATAAAACTTCATTATTGACAAAAATTATTAAATATCAATTTAAGCATTTATTTGAAAATAACAATAAAGTAAATATACATATAAACCATGAGATTGTAATATATTTCATGGTTTCACTTTTATATAAACAAAATATAGCAATAAAAGAAAAAAAAGGTTATTTAAAATAAATATAGAAATATTATAGATAATAAGTAATTCTGATTTGTATAAATATGTTTCCATGTGTAGCGTATAGTAGGAATATCGAAAAGAAGTTGATTGTATTTACAAGTCCTTTTAAAAAAAGCTATTTATGTTTGAGATGGATATAGCAAATTTTAAGAATAATAATTTAAAATATGGGATTTTTATTAGATTAGGGTTTGAATGTAAAACGAAGAGATGTGTTGATGAACGAATTATTACCATCTATAATAGGTAAATAATGTAGGATTATATATTAATAAAGGCGAGAGATTTTGTGTATAACATTGGTATATGTGATGATAATCATGAGATTTGTTTACAAATTAAAGATGCAATAAAAAAATACTGCAGGATGCAAATTGAAGTTGTTAGGATAAATATTTTACATTCAGGAGAGGAAGTATTTGAGTTATTCACTGACGGATATGGATAAATAAAGAAATTACCTAATTTATTACATTAACATATATAGTTTATGACATCTAGCTCAAAAAAACTTAAGTTTGGGTTACGATTTTGTTGTCGGCAATTCATTGGAAGGAGGGAGAGTAATTAAAAAATAATTTTAAAATTTGCAGGTGGTTTGGCGAGCATTGCTTTGATGATTACAACATTAAATGTAAATTCGACATGCATGTTTATCATACATCAACCAAAGATGACAGAATCTGCCTCTAAACTTAGGAAAACCAATGTTTTATAATTTTTCAAAGATGATATCAAGAAAGATGGTATTAAATGAAGTATAATGTTCTTTGCATTGTCTGTTTGAGTTAGTATATTGTCAATGTGTAATTCATTATCGTACTACTATTATGTTGATGCTTGCAATTATCAAAACAAGAGAATTGAGTTAATAATAACATAATTTGGTATAATAATAAGAAGGAGTGATACTTGTTGGACTTTTATGCCATAAATTAAAAATGAAGGGAGAAATAATGAAGAAAAATATAAAAGTGCTTTTGAAAGTACTTTCCTTTTTTTCAATTATCGGCTGTGCGGCTTTTAATTTAGATTCATTAATTGGAGGAAGTGCTGCTAGCCGTACAAGTGGTTATCTGTTTGGAGGGTTTATCTTACTCTGGATAGTGATTGTTATTTTAGCAAGAAAAGATAGAAAAACAATAGTATTTA
It encodes the following:
- a CDS encoding DUF3592 domain-containing protein, whose protein sequence is MNLSNELLFFMVMGMVSLTYAIYQISSFYRNKDKIEYTTATIIETTTVVPEAMKKNNSRWASVSLVVDGKEYISSKRIQVSMNTSVGDQIKVAYFNDNPSEIFTPSLKKGVVFLVIGVACLLINIYLKSKY
- a CDS encoding ABC transporter ATP-binding protein; amino-acid sequence: MNRILDVKDVSKHFKKFTLNHVSLQLKENCITGFLGKNGAGKTTLIKIILGLLKKDSGEVIFFSNRYGDIETVKNKIGVVLDNGYFYENLNLKQMKNVIASTYRQWDEHTYQKYLKKFQLSENQLISSLSKGMKMKYALTLALSHGADLLIMDEPTSGLDPEIRKELIDILGEYVQKEGKSVFFSTHITSDLERCADEIVIINNGEIMEQMSKDEMIESYRMIKGTLDDLKKIPKKSIKILDQTKYGFIGITSYYEEIKRHAPKVLLEKATLEDIFLAKTGGVGNEDYI
- a CDS encoding cyclic lactone autoinducer peptide, with protein sequence MLKFAGGLASIALMITTLNVNSTCMFIIHQPKMTESASKLRKTNVL
- a CDS encoding ABC-2 transporter permease, encoding MKIIYNLVKKDFILIKRYLLIMLLFVIVSPIFISTRTPEFQSNGTVLYGILVLLITFMTYHMISMEEMKHKAVIYLHITPMSNKKMVLSKYIVVTFTFLVTTIVYCTLTLIPFTKVGEVDIKSIMICFVCIELFFGFYITLTFKLGYVKLQMISAGIIFLSPFIIQLLSKQVSLFNYIATSVQSLSNWVIIVSTMLLDILIVFIGTNASNSFLKKQEY
- a CDS encoding GntR family transcriptional regulator, coding for MSSLNIVVSNTSEKPLYEQIKEQIKSAILRGNLKNGELLPSIRNFSTDLKVSILTIRRVYDELEQEGFVSRQAGKGTFVLAGNKDLIEDTKRVLIEEKMIEMVTLSKTMGVKIQDLHDMLDIVYEEV